A region from the Acyrthosiphon pisum isolate AL4f chromosome A1, pea_aphid_22Mar2018_4r6ur, whole genome shotgun sequence genome encodes:
- the LOC100163990 gene encoding uncharacterized protein LOC100163990 precursor → MHPTPVLLTAFAAVAVLLQAPAVHAGIIGLIQNNVLGSAQFHRQQSWPFDPDVSARRTHEFVALHGDKSERLIERIGLGLDGRQHERREQQAVRDILYDRQQRNDEPTSGAGGGYHHHGLQQLQSQPVQAYPAGYARRR, encoded by the exons ATGCACCCGACCCCGGTTCTGCTGACG GCGTTTGCCGCCGTAGCGGTGCTGCTGCAGGCTCCAGCGGTCCACGCGGGCATCATAGGGCTCATCCAGAACAACGTGTTGGGCTCGGCCCAATTCCACAGACAACAGTCGTGGCCGTTCGACCCGGACGTGAGCGCCCGCCGGACACACGAGTTCGTCGCGCTGCACGGCGACAAGTCCGAGAGGCTGATCGAACGCATCGGCCTGGGGCTGGACGGCCGGCAGCACGAGCGCCGCGAACAGCAGGCGGTCAGGGACATCTTGTACGACCGGCAGCAGCGAAACGACGAGCCAACTTCCGGTGCTGGCGGCGGTTACCACCACCACGGATTGCAGCAACTGCAGTCCCAACCGGTGCAGGCGTATCCGGCCGGTTACGCGCGAAGACGATGA